The following proteins are encoded in a genomic region of Macrobrachium rosenbergii isolate ZJJX-2024 chromosome 31, ASM4041242v1, whole genome shotgun sequence:
- the LOC136855324 gene encoding uncharacterized protein isoform X1 has product MATREVVIIKQSGEVDIILKNQKPTKKVTEERIVVSGKRCDVDITVKNQKPNKTVVMKRFSSKMSFVKLTSLPRSRNQRRMLLRRRLSLKRRLLARMKFQNSLAQW; this is encoded by the exons ATGGCAACAAGAGAAGTAGTTATAATCAAGCAA TCTGGGGAAGTTGACATTATTCTTAAGAACCAGAAACCAACGAAGAAAGTCACCGAGGAAAGAATAGTTGTAAGTGGGAAG CGCTGTGATGTTGACATTACTGTGAAAAACCAGAAACCAAACAAGACAGTTGTTATGAAAAGGTTTTCATCAAAGATGAG TTTTGTGAAGCTGACATCGTTACCAAGAAGCAGAAACCAAAGAAGAATGTTGTTAAGGAGACGGTTGTCATTGAAGAGAAG ACTTCTAGCCAGGATGAAATTCCAGAATTCCTTGGCTCAGTGGTAG
- the LOC136855324 gene encoding uncharacterized protein isoform X3, with protein sequence MATREVVIIKQSGEVDIILKNQKPTKKVTEERIVRCDVDITVKNQKPNKTVVMKRFSSKMSFVKLTSLPRSRNQRRMLLRRRLSLKRRLLARMKFQNSLAQW encoded by the exons ATGGCAACAAGAGAAGTAGTTATAATCAAGCAA TCTGGGGAAGTTGACATTATTCTTAAGAACCAGAAACCAACGAAGAAAGTCACCGAGGAAAGAATAGTT CGCTGTGATGTTGACATTACTGTGAAAAACCAGAAACCAAACAAGACAGTTGTTATGAAAAGGTTTTCATCAAAGATGAG TTTTGTGAAGCTGACATCGTTACCAAGAAGCAGAAACCAAAGAAGAATGTTGTTAAGGAGACGGTTGTCATTGAAGAGAAG ACTTCTAGCCAGGATGAAATTCCAGAATTCCTTGGCTCAGTGGTAG